From the genome of Symphalangus syndactylus isolate Jambi chromosome 5, NHGRI_mSymSyn1-v2.1_pri, whole genome shotgun sequence, one region includes:
- the WNT5B gene encoding protein Wnt-5b isoform X1 codes for MTRSTCRPLLESLGTSTRESGAGALLWKLSVPGHWGGLRPTMPSLLLLFTAALLSSWAQLLTDANSWWSLALNPVQRPEMFIIGAQPVCSQLPGLSPGQRKLCQLYQEHMAYIGEGAKTGIKECQHQFRQRRWNCSTVDNASVFGRVMQIGSRETAFTYAVSAAGVVNAISRACREGELSTCGCSRTARPKHLPRDWLWGGCGDNVEYGYRFAKEFVDAREREKNFARGSEEQGRVLMNLQNNEAGRRAVYKMADVACKCHGVSGSCSLKTCWLQLAEFRKVGDRLKEKYDSAAAMRVTRKGRLELVNSRFTQPTPEDLVYVDPSPDYCLRNESTGSLGTQGRLCNKTSEGMDGCELMCCGRGYNQFKSVQVERCHCKFHWCCFVKCKKCTEIVDQYICK; via the exons ATGACCCGAAGCACCTGCCGCCCGCTCCTGGAGAGTCTGGGGACGTCGACGCGCGAGAGTGGCGCA GGAGCCCTACTCTGGAAGCTGTCAGTCCCAGGGCACTGGGGAGGGCTGAGGCcgaccatgcccagcctgctgcTGCTGTTCACGGCTGCTCTGCTGTCCAGCTGGGCTCAGCTTCTGACAGACGCCAACTCCTGGTG GTCATTAGCTTTGAACCCGGTGCAGAGACCCGAGATGTTTATCATCGGTGCCCAGCCCGTGTGCAGTCAGCTTCCCGGGCTCTCCCCTGGCCAGAGGAAGCTGTGCCAATTGTACCAGGAGCACATGGCCTACATAGGGGAGGGAGCCAAGACTGGCATCAAGGAATGCCAGCACCAGTTCCGGCAGCGGCGGTGGAACTGCAGCACCGTGGACAACGCGTCTGTCTTTGGGAGAGTCATGCAGATAG GTAGCCGAGAGACCGCCTTCACCTACGCGGTGAGCGCCGCAGGCGTGGTGAACGCCATCAGCCGGGCCTGCCGCGAGGGCGAGCTCTCCACCTGCGGCTGCAGCCGGACAGCGCGGCCCAAGCACCTACCCCGGGACTGGCTGTGGGGTGGCTGTGGGGACAATGTGGAGTACGGCTACCGCTTCGCCAAGGAGTTTGTGGATGCCCGGGAGCGAGAGAAGAACTTTGCCAGAGGGTCGGAGGAGCAGGGCCGGGTGCTCATGAACCTGCAAAACAACGAGGCCGGTCGCAGG GCTGTGTATAAGATGGCAGACGTAGCCTGCAAATGCCACGGCGTCTCGGGGTCCTGCAGCCTCAAGACCTGCTGGCTGCAGCTGGCCGAGTTCCGCAAGGTGGGGGACCGGCTGAAGGAGAAGTACGATAGTGCGGCCGCCATGCGCGTCACCCGCAAGGGCCGGCTGGAGCTGGTCAACAGCCGCTTCACCCAGCCCACCCCGGAGGACCTGGTCTACGTGGACCCCAGCCCCGACTACTGCCTGCGCAACGAGAGCACGGGCTCCCTGGGCACGCAGGGCCGCCTCTGCAACAAGACCTCAGAGGGCATGGATGGCTGTGAGCTCATGTGCTGCGGGCGCGGCTACAACCAGTTCAAGAGCGTGCAGGTGGAGCGCTGCCACTGCAAGTTCCACTGGTGCTGCTTCGTCAAGTGCAAGAAGTGCACGGAGATCGTGGACCAGTACATCTGTAAATAG
- the WNT5B gene encoding protein Wnt-5b isoform X2, translated as MPSLLLLFTAALLSSWAQLLTDANSWWSLALNPVQRPEMFIIGAQPVCSQLPGLSPGQRKLCQLYQEHMAYIGEGAKTGIKECQHQFRQRRWNCSTVDNASVFGRVMQIGSRETAFTYAVSAAGVVNAISRACREGELSTCGCSRTARPKHLPRDWLWGGCGDNVEYGYRFAKEFVDAREREKNFARGSEEQGRVLMNLQNNEAGRRAVYKMADVACKCHGVSGSCSLKTCWLQLAEFRKVGDRLKEKYDSAAAMRVTRKGRLELVNSRFTQPTPEDLVYVDPSPDYCLRNESTGSLGTQGRLCNKTSEGMDGCELMCCGRGYNQFKSVQVERCHCKFHWCCFVKCKKCTEIVDQYICK; from the exons atgcccagcctgctgcTGCTGTTCACGGCTGCTCTGCTGTCCAGCTGGGCTCAGCTTCTGACAGACGCCAACTCCTGGTG GTCATTAGCTTTGAACCCGGTGCAGAGACCCGAGATGTTTATCATCGGTGCCCAGCCCGTGTGCAGTCAGCTTCCCGGGCTCTCCCCTGGCCAGAGGAAGCTGTGCCAATTGTACCAGGAGCACATGGCCTACATAGGGGAGGGAGCCAAGACTGGCATCAAGGAATGCCAGCACCAGTTCCGGCAGCGGCGGTGGAACTGCAGCACCGTGGACAACGCGTCTGTCTTTGGGAGAGTCATGCAGATAG GTAGCCGAGAGACCGCCTTCACCTACGCGGTGAGCGCCGCAGGCGTGGTGAACGCCATCAGCCGGGCCTGCCGCGAGGGCGAGCTCTCCACCTGCGGCTGCAGCCGGACAGCGCGGCCCAAGCACCTACCCCGGGACTGGCTGTGGGGTGGCTGTGGGGACAATGTGGAGTACGGCTACCGCTTCGCCAAGGAGTTTGTGGATGCCCGGGAGCGAGAGAAGAACTTTGCCAGAGGGTCGGAGGAGCAGGGCCGGGTGCTCATGAACCTGCAAAACAACGAGGCCGGTCGCAGG GCTGTGTATAAGATGGCAGACGTAGCCTGCAAATGCCACGGCGTCTCGGGGTCCTGCAGCCTCAAGACCTGCTGGCTGCAGCTGGCCGAGTTCCGCAAGGTGGGGGACCGGCTGAAGGAGAAGTACGATAGTGCGGCCGCCATGCGCGTCACCCGCAAGGGCCGGCTGGAGCTGGTCAACAGCCGCTTCACCCAGCCCACCCCGGAGGACCTGGTCTACGTGGACCCCAGCCCCGACTACTGCCTGCGCAACGAGAGCACGGGCTCCCTGGGCACGCAGGGCCGCCTCTGCAACAAGACCTCAGAGGGCATGGATGGCTGTGAGCTCATGTGCTGCGGGCGCGGCTACAACCAGTTCAAGAGCGTGCAGGTGGAGCGCTGCCACTGCAAGTTCCACTGGTGCTGCTTCGTCAAGTGCAAGAAGTGCACGGAGATCGTGGACCAGTACATCTGTAAATAG
- the WNT5B gene encoding protein Wnt-5b isoform X3, with protein sequence MQGALLWKLSVPGHWGGLRPTMPSLLLLFTAALLSSWAQLLTDANSWWSLALNPVQRPEMFIIGAQPVCSQLPGLSPGQRKLCQLYQEHMAYIGEGAKTGIKECQHQFRQRRWNCSTVDNASVFGRVMQIGSRETAFTYAVSAAGVVNAISRACREGELSTCGCSRTARPKHLPRDWLWGGCGDNVEYGYRFAKEFVDAREREKNFARGSEEQGRVLMNLQNNEAGRRAVYKMADVACKCHGVSGSCSLKTCWLQLAEFRKVGDRLKEKYDSAAAMRVTRKGRLELVNSRFTQPTPEDLVYVDPSPDYCLRNESTGSLGTQGRLCNKTSEGMDGCELMCCGRGYNQFKSVQVERCHCKFHWCCFVKCKKCTEIVDQYICK encoded by the exons GGAGCCCTACTCTGGAAGCTGTCAGTCCCAGGGCACTGGGGAGGGCTGAGGCcgaccatgcccagcctgctgcTGCTGTTCACGGCTGCTCTGCTGTCCAGCTGGGCTCAGCTTCTGACAGACGCCAACTCCTGGTG GTCATTAGCTTTGAACCCGGTGCAGAGACCCGAGATGTTTATCATCGGTGCCCAGCCCGTGTGCAGTCAGCTTCCCGGGCTCTCCCCTGGCCAGAGGAAGCTGTGCCAATTGTACCAGGAGCACATGGCCTACATAGGGGAGGGAGCCAAGACTGGCATCAAGGAATGCCAGCACCAGTTCCGGCAGCGGCGGTGGAACTGCAGCACCGTGGACAACGCGTCTGTCTTTGGGAGAGTCATGCAGATAG GTAGCCGAGAGACCGCCTTCACCTACGCGGTGAGCGCCGCAGGCGTGGTGAACGCCATCAGCCGGGCCTGCCGCGAGGGCGAGCTCTCCACCTGCGGCTGCAGCCGGACAGCGCGGCCCAAGCACCTACCCCGGGACTGGCTGTGGGGTGGCTGTGGGGACAATGTGGAGTACGGCTACCGCTTCGCCAAGGAGTTTGTGGATGCCCGGGAGCGAGAGAAGAACTTTGCCAGAGGGTCGGAGGAGCAGGGCCGGGTGCTCATGAACCTGCAAAACAACGAGGCCGGTCGCAGG GCTGTGTATAAGATGGCAGACGTAGCCTGCAAATGCCACGGCGTCTCGGGGTCCTGCAGCCTCAAGACCTGCTGGCTGCAGCTGGCCGAGTTCCGCAAGGTGGGGGACCGGCTGAAGGAGAAGTACGATAGTGCGGCCGCCATGCGCGTCACCCGCAAGGGCCGGCTGGAGCTGGTCAACAGCCGCTTCACCCAGCCCACCCCGGAGGACCTGGTCTACGTGGACCCCAGCCCCGACTACTGCCTGCGCAACGAGAGCACGGGCTCCCTGGGCACGCAGGGCCGCCTCTGCAACAAGACCTCAGAGGGCATGGATGGCTGTGAGCTCATGTGCTGCGGGCGCGGCTACAACCAGTTCAAGAGCGTGCAGGTGGAGCGCTGCCACTGCAAGTTCCACTGGTGCTGCTTCGTCAAGTGCAAGAAGTGCACGGAGATCGTGGACCAGTACATCTGTAAATAG